One part of the Paenibacillus silvisoli genome encodes these proteins:
- a CDS encoding pilus assembly FimT family protein has translation MLKRYLKNQKGLTLIELLAVVVILGIIAAIAVPSIGRLIDNSKQDAHVSNALQMIASAKIFAATDPSILPAKGTGTTSTYVTLADIVNKGHIEDPKDPDGKTYFKGSVTSTGVYTTAPTGIASYVQISTSDGITYTYAVKLVNSNGATPTAAVNRGVQLSGGAIVPEADVTRSNVR, from the coding sequence ATGCTAAAACGTTACTTAAAAAATCAAAAAGGTTTGACGCTGATCGAGCTTTTGGCGGTAGTGGTAATCTTAGGCATTATAGCAGCTATTGCTGTGCCTAGCATCGGACGGTTAATCGACAACTCGAAGCAGGACGCGCATGTATCGAACGCGCTGCAAATGATCGCATCGGCCAAAATCTTCGCAGCGACAGATCCGTCGATCTTGCCGGCCAAAGGGACCGGAACAACATCCACTTATGTTACGCTGGCAGATATCGTGAATAAGGGTCATATCGAAGATCCGAAAGATCCGGACGGCAAAACTTATTTTAAGGGATCCGTCACTTCTACGGGGGTTTATACGACTGCACCGACAGGAATTGCATCCTATGTGCAGATTAGTACATCGGACGGCATCACGTACACGTACGCCGTAAAACTAGTAAATAGTAACGGTGCGACACCAACAGCTGCTGTTAATAGAGGCGTTCAATTGAGCGGTGGCGCAATAGTGCCGGAAGCAGACGTCACCAGAAGCAACGTCAGATAA
- a CDS encoding prepilin peptidase yields MAAFYLTYSFLIGLVAGSFYNVVGLRVPKRQSIVRPGSHCGHCKRQLTMWELIPVVSYLCLRGKCRGCGHAISPIYPLIELVNAALFTAAPLVLGWSWELVIAWLLISLLTIITVSDIAYMLIPDKILLFFGTLFIFLRYFVQPPAAWWEPLAGAAAGFGLLLLIAILSKGGMGGGDIKLFAVLGWVLGWKLVLIAFVIAAFYGTMLGIIGMATGKVKVGKAMPFGPAIAMGTLTAYFFGERFLHWYATIIAF; encoded by the coding sequence ATGGCAGCTTTCTATTTGACGTATTCGTTTCTGATCGGGCTTGTCGCAGGGTCCTTCTATAATGTGGTCGGCCTTCGGGTGCCGAAGCGGCAATCCATCGTCCGTCCGGGCTCGCACTGCGGTCATTGCAAGCGGCAACTCACCATGTGGGAGCTGATTCCGGTCGTGTCCTACCTTTGTCTAAGAGGGAAATGTAGAGGCTGCGGGCACGCCATCTCGCCGATCTACCCGCTGATCGAGCTCGTTAACGCGGCTTTGTTCACGGCGGCGCCGCTTGTCCTCGGATGGTCGTGGGAGCTCGTCATCGCATGGCTGCTCATCTCGTTACTGACGATTATTACGGTCTCGGACATCGCCTACATGCTTATTCCGGATAAAATTCTGCTCTTCTTCGGAACGCTCTTCATCTTTCTTCGTTACTTCGTCCAACCGCCGGCCGCCTGGTGGGAGCCGCTCGCAGGCGCAGCTGCCGGCTTCGGACTGCTGCTGCTGATCGCCATCCTCAGTAAAGGAGGCATGGGCGGCGGCGACATCAAGCTGTTTGCCGTATTAGGCTGGGTCCTGGGTTGGAAGCTCGTATTGATCGCGTTTGTCATTGCCGCGTTTTATGGAACGATGCTGGGCATCATCGGAATGGCCACCGGCAAAGTGAAGGTGGGGAAAGCGATGCCCTTTGGTCCGGCAATCGCAATGGGAACGTTGACGGCTTATTTTTTCGGCGAACGGTTTCTGCATTGGTATGCAACTATAATCGCTTTTTGA
- the pilM gene encoding type IV pilus biogenesis protein PilM: MSFYLGLKKKDIANLVIKDHVIRFLDGRDVNAIKIFDECYLPEGLIADGKIMDIHKLQQLLQPCVKQWGIKHREVRMTLPDSAVVVRNLQLPAEVDDRELKSHIYMELGASIHLPIEQPVFDVITLTRDDKKRDIMLYAAPEPLVNDYMKLFKSLKLEPVSAEVSPLAVYRLFRRLDTVQAADHVLLVQFDVQFVTASIFKDNKLIFMRQMKMNVPLREWKKEKDHFGNEYLIWTGDPDYLAAEIRNMIVEIERVMSYYRYTFSQGRDHITKIMLTGDHYELASISERMQSATEAPVQSLNQYGLKTAKGMALPIRHYASLGLAMKGVQA, encoded by the coding sequence ATGAGCTTCTACTTGGGATTAAAGAAGAAGGATATTGCCAATTTGGTGATCAAAGACCATGTTATCCGGTTTCTTGACGGCCGGGACGTGAACGCCATCAAAATTTTCGACGAATGCTACCTTCCGGAAGGGCTCATCGCCGACGGGAAGATTATGGACATACATAAGCTGCAGCAGCTGCTGCAGCCATGCGTCAAGCAATGGGGCATCAAGCATCGGGAGGTTCGGATGACGCTGCCCGACTCCGCGGTCGTTGTCCGCAATTTGCAGCTTCCGGCAGAGGTGGATGACCGCGAGCTGAAAAGCCACATTTATATGGAGCTGGGCGCAAGCATTCATTTGCCGATCGAGCAGCCGGTATTCGACGTCATCACGCTGACGCGCGACGATAAGAAGCGGGATATCATGCTCTATGCGGCGCCGGAGCCGCTGGTGAACGACTACATGAAGCTGTTCAAATCGTTGAAGCTGGAGCCGGTGTCGGCGGAGGTGTCTCCGCTTGCGGTGTACCGGCTGTTCCGCCGCCTGGATACGGTGCAGGCGGCGGATCATGTGCTGCTCGTGCAGTTCGACGTGCAGTTCGTGACGGCGAGCATTTTCAAGGACAATAAGCTCATCTTCATGCGCCAGATGAAAATGAACGTGCCTCTCCGGGAGTGGAAGAAGGAGAAGGATCATTTCGGCAATGAGTATTTGATCTGGACGGGCGATCCCGATTATTTGGCGGCGGAAATCCGCAATATGATCGTCGAGATCGAGCGCGTCATGAGCTACTACCGCTATACCTTTAGTCAAGGACGGGATCACATCACGAAAATCATGCTGACGGGCGATCATTACGAGCTCGCCTCGATCTCCGAGCGCATGCAATCGGCGACGGAAGCTCCCGTGCAATCGTTGAATCAATACGGGCTGAAAACGGCCAAAGGAATGGCGCTTCCGATCCGCCACTACGCTTCATTAGGGCTTGCCATGAAAGGGGTGCAGGCATGA